The Kogia breviceps isolate mKogBre1 chromosome 8, mKogBre1 haplotype 1, whole genome shotgun sequence DNA window ctttttaaaagcatCCCCTTGTGGGTTGCCTTTAAAAATACCAGTGCTCCAATCCCGCCCTCCACCAGTTAATCACATCTCTGAGGGTGGGCCCACAGTtgtttttaaagctctccaggtgattctaatgggcACCCAGGGTTGAAAACTACTATACGCTAAATAATGGAAGATCACTGTCTTTCAATGTGGATATGGACCGGTGGGTCTCTCAGACGCTGAGAGAAGGGAAACCAGAATGAAAGGGTTTGTTTCCCTCATTTGGAAGATGTCCGTCTTTAGAGGGAACAAGAGTATTCCTACCACAGCCCCAGAGGCCAGAAAAACAAGATGGCAGCCcagagaggcagggaagggggtCTTTGAGGTTATCCTGGTCCTTCAGTGTCAGAGTAGAGTTACTTCAGAAGGGAAACCCAGTCAAGTATTTCCCTGCTCAGAACAAAACCTCTATGTTAGTGATGAGTGTATAGCAGTAAGTAGCGTGatatattttcctcatttcctttagTTTTCCCTTAAACTTtagtaaaattctttttaaaaataattcctgggcttccctggtggcgcagtggttgagagtccgcctgccgatgcaggggacacgggttcgtgccccggtccgggaagatcccacatgccgcggagcagctgggcctgtgagccatggctgctgagcctgtgcgtccggagcctgtgctccgcaacgggagtggccacaacagtgagaggcctgtgtaccacataaaaaaaaaaaaaaaaaaaaaaaaaaaaaaaaaaattcctaccaTGATTCAGCTGAGCTGAGAGAAAATGAAGAGAGGGTTTTGGTCTGGCTTTGGGCTGGAGTTGTACCAAGGCAGAGGCAGGAGCCTGGGGGACAGAGCAAGGTCGGGAGGGATATGTCAGAGAAgctcagagagaaagagactgggggagagaggcaggggcagCTCTCACAGCTCCTCGCCCACCTGAAGCTTGTCCTGGCCCTCTCACTGCTCAAACCTTGGAGGGGATGTAGTCACAGCCCACCTGGCAGGCAGATGAAGGAGCCCCAGCGGGCCCAAGACAGGCTGTGGTGGACAAAGGAAACCTGCCAGCCGGTCACCTGCAGTGTCGCCTGCTGTCTGGGAAGGCCCGGGTGGTATCAGTGGGATGAGGGAAGGAGCTTCTCTTGAAGGCAGCCCCCCTTTCCTGCTCACTTCCAACCCACAGAGACATTTAGACGGGAAGGCAAAGTAAGCAACACCTATTTACTCAGCCAGGGACCCACTCCTTTGGAATGACCTCCCCCAGCACCCCTTCCACGTTCTAAGTGCTTGAGAGTCTGGATGAGGCCCTTACTGAGGCAGGCACAGAAAACGATGAGGAGGTGCCACCTCAGGTCCAGAAAGTCCTCACATCCCCTCAAGGAGTCGGGCCCTCATTGTGCCCTCAGGGCAACTGGGTCGTTGAGctctggactccttgcttggttgAAGGCACTGTCCCTTCTGATGCAGTGCAGGGACCTGCTCCATGGCAATAAGAGATGGAAGTCCCCCTGGAAACCAGGAGAACTGCCCTGCTCCCCATGCAACAAGATCTCTACCAACCCCCTGTGCCTCTCAGAGGCAAAGCCTCCTCTGAAGCACAGACGCCATCATACAGGGGGTCAGACGGCCTGAGTGTAAGCACAGGTTGTGCAACTACTGCCCACGGGAAGCCAGCTCCTGGCCCACTGACGGCAGCCTCCTATCGGTTGATTGGGACAACAGATGATTCCTGAAGCCTCTGTAAGAGCTGGCTTTGTAGGTCTTCCTCCACCACCTTCCACCAAAAGAAGTTCTCACCCCGAACCTTCGGGGGCTCATTTTGGATACCTGGATTCCGAAAAGCCACCGTCACCAGCACGTTCAGGCAGATGCCATCGGTTTGGTCTTTGCCCAGGTGCTGCAGTCCAAGCAACCCCTTGGTCTCCACTGCCAAGTGGTGCAGGGTCAGACACTCCTGTAGCAGACGCAGGATGGCCATCTTGATGCCACCCCGCTGCTCTACGGGAGCAAAGCCACAGGCGGTGATGGGCAAGTGAGGCATCCCCACTGTGCCCACCAACACCCACACTGTCTGGACACTGGTAAAGGTGGCTACAAGCCGCTGGCAGACGAGACTGCAGGGAAGCTCTTGGGGCAGAAGGAGAGGGTGCCTAGCTTGCTGGCGATACTGGGCGGCTAGCTCTATCAGATGCAGAATGTCGTGGGCTCGCAGCGGGGTGGGCAGCGAGGTTCGTGGGTACCAGCCAGCCTGCAGGGACTCCGCATCTGCCTCCTTGGGAGTCTTGAGAATTCCACCTGG harbors:
- the NUDT18 gene encoding 8-oxo-dGDP phosphatase NUDT18; the encoded protein is MASEDLAGALAAVLGGRGLCVQSYDSGPAGETPAQVRLRKNVCYVVLAVFLNEQDEVLLIQEAKKECRGSWYLPAGRMEPRETIVEALQREVKEEAGLQCEPLTLLSVEERGPSWIRFVFLARPTGGILKTPKEADAESLQAGWYPRTSLPTPLRAHDILHLIELAAQYRQQARHPLLLPQELPCSLVCQRLVATFTSVQTVWVLVGTVGMPHLPITACGFAPVEQRGGIKMAILRLLQECLTLHHLAVETKGLLGLQHLGKDQTDGICLNVLVTVAFRNPGIQNEPPKVRGENFFWWKVVEEDLQSQLLQRLQESSVVPINR